In Paramormyrops kingsleyae isolate MSU_618 chromosome 18, PKINGS_0.4, whole genome shotgun sequence, the DNA window cagttagaagcctcactgggttgtttccttctgcaggtgccataGACATGATTCCATCAAAGTGTTGATCCAACACCTCTTGTGCTATGTCGACAGGTTGAAGACACGTATCCATGTGcatgccatgttgttgtctatcatgcagagtttcatccatctcctcatcctccatgttattttcattacgCTCTTCATCTGCATGTATGTCACTTACATCACCAGGCACTTCAGTTTTCTGCAGGGGATTAATCCAGTCATCATTGAActgcacattgctataaaatttgttattctctgtaagatacaccaaagccttctttattttttctggatgcacaaattcatatttgtaatgccCTTTGTAAGTTAACTTCCGCTTCAACTTCACACGGATCATAAGGTCATCATTATTCACTCTTGGTAAAGATTCAGCTACATTCGAAATGCTTGACGGGACACAAGTCAcaggaccatgaacaccattttgtccaccttttggcaaagacacAATTCTCATAAAAGGAATATGAATACCAATCAGATGTTGTTCCAGAGTATTTAGACACTGCAACTCAGGAGGAACTGGGTCTAGAGCTAGACAGTTTCCAACGCTCTCTGCTGGCATTTTCCCATCAAGAATCTTTCTATGACATGTGTGACAAATCCATAATGAACCTGTAGGGCCCAACAGACTGCTACAATCATCAGAACAAGTATCTATACATTTGTGTAAGTATGTGTCAGTTATGCACTGCATTGCCAGTAATGCAACtccttgtgatttttttagGTATTCATCTTTTCTGCATATCACAACTTGGTATTTAAACAACATTCGATGACAAACTGAGCAAATGTATACAGggcctgtatttattttctctccAAATTGTTCGATCACATACGCAATATCTGTTCTTTTATCCTTCTGCTTAGTTCGTTTCTCAacatttctcttttttactgcagtagcaaaatcgctgtttgttttgtatttatcaaCACTTAACTGCttcgcacgttgctggtgttcaatgtctgtggcatatttacttacacttgactgcttcgcacgttgctggtgttcaatgtctgtggcatatttacttacacttgactgcttcgcacgttgctggtgttcaatgtctgtggcatatttacttacacttgactgcttcacacgttgctggtgttcaacatttgtggcatatttcctaacacttgactgcttcacacattgctggtgttcaacatttgtggcatatttcctaacactcgactgcttcacacgttgctggtgttcaacgtctgtcgcatacttgctcacactcaACTGCTTTACACGTTGCTGGTGTCTATCATCTGTTGCATATTTgctcacacttgactgctgtacATATTTGCGGTGCCCCatatctgttgcatacttaCTTATACTTGACTGTTTAACATGTTCTCTGTACACTTCATCCTCACGGTAGCGCTTTATGCTTctctcaagttgttcctccttgtacaCCATACTTACTTCATACCGTCTTTTTTCTCGTTCAAGTTTTCGTCGACTTGATGCCATTTCAGATGGTGTGTTATCGATTTCAGAGCATTGTGTTGCACAACCCTCAGTGTCATGCCCTTTCACACAAATTACAACCTCATAAtgtgactcattacaatgtttcaggtatATACCTCTCTGATCAGAACCAATACATGTGGAGTACTTCAACCATTTGTTGTCAGAGTATGTGAAAATATCCACACCAAGCAGATCAGCGGCAGCTTGAATCTCTACCTCAGATGCCCAAGTACCAACATATTTCATCCGTGATGCAGTGACATACTCAGTGACAGAAGAGTGACCATCTCTAAGACAAGCAACATACCTGGATTCATTTCTTAGTATGTGAGCAACAATAGCACACctaattttcctgtgttctttctcatttccagtaatagcaaaagccagagatctgaaaaagcagttGCCATCACCAGTGATTGGCACCATTCTGCAAGGATCACCCATTGGAAACTCTGCATCCATGTTTACATGGCCATGATCAATGTACACCACACCAAGCTTACAGGAAAGCCTTCTTTGCTGCTGGATTGTCAAAGGACTGAACAGAAACTGCTCACTGCgtagctcactgataaaaactaCATCACCTTCATTGTTCACACGGACATCAACCTCAGGGTCTGTACCATGTGTCACATTTGGCCTTACCACACCATATTGGCTGTCTGACATTCTGGCAAACTGCTGGACTCTGGTCACTGAGGAGTTGTCGTCTGGATGGTCTGATATGTTGGTACGCTGGTTGACACTGGTGACTGAGGACTTACCGTCTGGATGGCCTGACATGCTGGTAAGCTGGTTGACGCTGGTGGCTGGGCAGTTGCCATCTGGATGCTGGTGCAGGATGCTTCGACtagtcacactcacagctgtaatctcaaactgttcccctgTTGCATCTAAAGATAGTCCTAGGGTATCCACATGGTCTAGCAAAGAATCTATGGTAGAGTGGCACACCAATATACTTCTGCCTGATGCGTCGcttgctccatctcctcgtcgggaatgggagtcgatcaccacataccatgacccttgcttaatgatggcacatgtatttactttaaGAGTAAAAAGACACGCATCATACTGTGAGAATACTCTTCTTACCGCTGCATCAGCTGACATGAAAATGTCACCCATATCTCCATATTCACTGACACCAAACaagccaacaaacatgtcatcatggtagtttatttcatatttatcacCATTCAATGTGTACTCTGTTGGTAGATCTCTAACTAACAGATACCCAGAAGCATCTCCAATTCTCCTAGCATCTCTGATGGTAGTGTAGAGGTCATCTCCTttcagcagcacttgatcaATGTCTGTGACTGACCAGGTTAAAACATTCTTTACCTTACACGTTACTATAGCAATCAAACTATTAGCAACACATTGCTTGTTACTGTTGACTCCAAATCGTGGGTGTCCTTGATGGAATGAGCCTCTCACTGCAcgtgcctgaggaaaatgaggagaTACACAGATAGTTACAGGGTTCACATGCTGTTGTTGATCCACGGTTGGGTAATAGTTTGGCACTGCCAGGGTATTTCTCAGTTCAAGTTCACTTTCAAGTTCTGTTTCAAGTTCTGTTTCAAGTTTTGTTTCAAGTTTTGTTTCAAGTTCGCATGCTGGTTCACATTCTGGTTCACTTTTGGGGTCAGTCCACTTTGCAGCCTTTCTTTTATGAGGGGGCTGCAGTACCTCGTCCGTCCTTGCCTTATCTTTATCAAGAAAAGGCATACAGAACTCGTCGACGGTCCtacaaatggcacccagggcgggaacctggtggtcatggctcgtcggaaaagtcacagtcatcgccgttttggtattccgagagggggggaacgggttaaccccgtcatcagtcatagccatgACGGACACAGGCCGCTGCTGTGCGGCCTGCTCAGGTTGTTGGTCGTGGCTCGTCAGGAAAGTCACAGTCATCGCCGTTTTGGTATTCCGAGAGGGGGGAAACgggttaaccccgtcatcagtcatagccacgacatggacggcagcagcagcggggtcAGTCCGTTGGTTGTGGCTCGTCCGATTAGTCACAGTCATCGCCGTTTTGGTATTCCGAGAGGGGGGAAACgggttaaccccgtcatcagtcatagccacaTCAAAACTATCAGGAGCTCGCTGCCGGTCCAACagcctcttcttcgctgctgcGGAACGCCGGGAAGCCTTTGTGCGAGGCATCTGCAgatgaacggggggggggggggagaagcacACCTGCTTGCAACTGTACTTTGCACTGATGTTGTCACAAAGCCATCAAATGTGTATACATAGTGCACATCAATCAGGAGCAGTTCCACTAACAGCTTTCTCACCACTTACAGTAAGTCAGTGATGCAGCTGACTCAGCAACTGTCTGGAAGTTACACAACCTACAAACTGAATTTTAACCATTACACTCATTATCCTAAAATAAATATGCCTCAtgacttatgttttttttttaatcagacaaAACACTTACCTGTCACATCTGCATTACACACAAAAGTTTCACCTCAACACTAACTGACCCACGTTTGTGATatgtacactgtgtgcagaattaggCATGTACTTTATTTGTATCTTGTCGACCAATGTTTTCAGTCCAGATGAACCTAAAACagaatgtttaaaaatggcaaaatgtttggtttttgatCTGAGTACTTTGTTTTGATAACAGGAAAACATACTTTCCTATGCAGAATGAAGCATGTTTATGATTACTGAAATGGGCCAGAAAAGCACCTTGCAGACAGAAgaaaatcaaaatattaaagTGCCAGTCGAAATAACCAAACCTGCTAAAcattcaaaacataattattgtaCAATTGATTGTTTTGTGGGCAACACACAAAGAGGATGGAAGCAGCATATAGCGAGGCAACAAAATAACTGCCAAAGTTATGTGTTCAATTAAAAAGAAGACTTTAGAATCAAATGCCACCACTTTTAACAACTGCAATCTGAACGCTCTGGAAGCACTTTGTAGTGTGTTACATGAAATCACTAGGATCAGAATTGCTGTAATATAAGCTCTACGCAATAAAGGTATGCAAGCTAAAAAGTCAagaatgcacacagacatgtcaagaatgattttataaaggttttgtgaaaaaaatcagatgagGTGAGAGTGACTCTTGTAGCAGATGGATAGGTCCATGGATGGTCATCTTCTTCGAGCACCCACAGGGCAGTGGAGAAGTGATGGTGTGGGCTGCAGTTATCAGTGATGAACTTGTTGGCTCTTTCAGACTTCCAGGTGGTATAAAATTAACTACTGCCAATTTCTAGAGGAAATTtcagcagctttcaaaaatgttatgACATGCATGCAGAACACTGCCCCTTCCTATGATATTCATGCACAACAGTGCCTGTCTCCTTGATATGCATGCAAGACAGTGCCCCTTCCCATGCATCAAAGTATTCCATAGATTAGACAAAAAAGGTCACTGACTTATGACCAGGCTGTCATCATCGCCTGACTCAACGCCCATTAAGAGCTACACAGCCCGAGTGAAGTATGAGATTTACCAAGCAAGCAGGACACTTCTCAGATCAGCATCTGGGACACGGTCCTAGCTGACGTGGCTAATATAAGACAGGATCAAAACAAAGACTTCGGTGGTTCAATGGCAAACAGGCTGATGATGGTCATTCAGAATAAAGGTGACGATACAGGACAATAAACTTGGTGACGTTCGTTGTTCCTTATATAGACTTCAGacaatttcattattatttctgttgatagttaagtgaaaaaaatccacttagtttctgattgcttgataaTTGTGCCCACAGAagtgcttttcttttattttcctttgtgaaactataatgtaacattttctctaAGTACATTTACTTAGAGCAAAAGAAAAACTTCAGAATGTATAATTCTGCCCAACTGTTGGCAAGAAATATCTCCGGAAATATTACTTGcctaattctgcacacagtgtatgtCAGTGTATGTTGTCTAAGTACACAAAGCATACCGTATATCACTTTCTCCTCAAGGGTGGCAGTCCAGCACAACTCTGCAGAGAAAAGTGACACACAAGTTTCATTTCATAAACATTTGCCAACAGTCACCTTCATTGAAAACACCATGTAAAGTTGATATACCTTTCAATGTTATTCAACTTAAGAAAACCTCAAACACGATTGCTGATAGACATCACCctaaaaatatttacttttgatTCCTGTGATATCACAGCCCTTCAGTctacaaagacaacatgcatCAGTTAATGATTGACAGGTGCATTTGtacatacatttcattagtatatGCAGCTGCATGATAAACTTCCCATAAACGTACAGACAGATTTTGCACTGTACCATTCTTAGTAGTGCAATGGCACAAAGACAATACTAcatatattcttacctcttgcaacgcgaGCAGCAAAATCTAAAACACAAGCCTTGCTATAGCGGAGACCTGGAAGCGGTCACGTACGGCAGACaatcagaaccgtaaaaacaagTCCCCCTTTCGGCGAATGTCTACTGAGCGTAAAGAAAATGTCTGCCGCgaaaacaaaatgtccgccacagaaaggcgtcttcgccgcTATGCCGAATTAATGCTTTACCAGCTTATCCTTTTATAAAGTTAGTtgtttaatctaaattaatattCCACAGACTTAactcttaaagcatatagcagcaaacctttaacatacaactaaaaacaccttcggctgacaatcacttgttgtaaacaataactactaatcgaattttaataacacagaaggatttcaaacatcgccaggctgtttcagaatacttcgtttttgcttaactCGATAACATGTGTTATTGTAGGgagtccgggctaaatgttagtagtTTCGGTTGCAAACCTacaatcgatttgtacgacagacacgcgtatttaataaatgcttcccagcgattattaattgcttttataaaaccaagaccgaactgagaatactaaaaaaaaaccttagcacatcttaaaccatctaaaaacagaaaacagcaaatcgtcaacaaacaacaatttaaacaacaattaaaaagatgtgtcgtcagacaatattacatatattcttacctcttgcaacgctagcagcaaaatcaaaaagacaagCCTTGCTATGGCGGGGGGAAGcggtcacgtacggcagccaatcagaaccctaaaaacacatccccctgtcggcgaatgtctatactgagcttaaacaaaatgtccgcctcagaaaggcgtcttcgccgctatgccgaattaatgcttaaccagcttatccctttatgaagttagtttagtctaaattaataaattccacagacttagctcttaaagcatatagcagcaaacctttaacatacaactaaaaacaccttcggctgacaaagagcatatgataacccaattaaaaaagtaataaagtacaaatccgacactgaccaaaaagcaatcatttgcgtgccgtttgcggtaaattccttgttgtaaacaataactactaatcgaattttaataacacagaaggatttcaaacatcgcctggctgtttcagaatgcttcgtttttgcttaacccgataacatgtcttattgtaggcagtccgggctaaatgttagtaaacgaaaataaagtttatttatttaaaactgaggtacgcctATCTAAAATCCAACAACAAGCAATCCAGCgaaagaggaaatgctgctttctgaaactgACCGCAGCCGTTCGTAAAACTATTTATATTCATGGCTATATTTCACTGTTTGCCCGCTTTTTAGTCTTCACCGAGTAGGCCTATAGTCAATTAAACCGCAGATAATACCTAAGTAATAACAGGCGCTCTAAAACTACTAAAACGttaaaactggactgcattatgcgtctagtttcggtcgcaaacctacaatcgatttgtacgacagacacgcgtatttaataaatgcttcccagcgattattaattgcttttataaaacaaagaccgaactgagaatgatactaaaaaaaaccttagcacaacttaaaccatctaaaaacagaaaacagcaagtcgtcaacaaactacaattaaaaagatgtgtcgtcagacaatattacatagcctatattcttacctcttgcaacgcgaccagcaaaatcaaaaagacaagCCTTGCTATGGCGGGGGAATGTggtcacgtacggcagccaatcagaaccgtaaaaacacgtccccctgtcggcgaatgtctactgagcttaaacaagagaaaggcgtcttcgcctATGCCCAATTAATGCTTAACCAGTTtatccctttatgaagttagtttagtctaaattaataaattccacagacttagctcttaaagcatatagcagcaaacctttaacatacaactaaaaacaccttcggctgacaaagagcatatgataacccaattaaaaaagtaataaagtacaactccgacactgaccaaaaagcaatcatttgcgtgccgtttgcggtaaatcccttgttgtaaacaataactactaatcgaattttaataacacagaaggattcaaaacatcaagatttcaaacatcgcctggctgtttcagaatgcttcgtttttgcttaacccgataacatgtcttattgtaggcagtccgggctaaatgttagtaaacgaaaataaagtttatttatttaaaactgaggtacgcctatctaaaacattaaaactggactgcattatgcgtttagtttcggtcgcaaacctacaatcgatttgtacgacagacacgcgtatttaataaacgcttcccagcgattattaattgcttttgtaaaaccaagactgaactgagaatgatactaaagaaaccttagcacaacttaaaccatctaaaaacagaaaacaccaaatcgtaaacaaactacagttaaaaagatctgccgtcagacaatattacaaatacacttacctcttgcaacgccagcagcaaaatctaaaatacAAGCCTTGTATAGCGGACACCTGGAAGCGGTCACGTACAGTACGGCAGCCAATtagaaccgtaaaaacacgtccccctgtcggcgaatgtgtgtcaatatgttgtaattacatattctaaactacaaacattttctgatatATTAGACTGTGAAACTAACATATTTGGCAAGCTTGTAATAAGTGTAgtctaacaaaatacaattaagcaAATCGCCTGCACTGTTCATTAGCTCAGAAAATGCGGGCTTTGacacaatttaatgttatgaaaaTGAGCTATACAAATGAACAGTATATTTTCATGAGAGGTCGATTtggctacatacagtatgtatatgctcTCCTCTCAAtaaatagaacattttaaatcataatgaagTTCACAAACAAACATTCCCATAGTACGATTTGCCTTTAAACCCAAACAACttcaaaaacatgaaacattcacagtcaatttgacgtggttttactttataacacataaaacacaaaccaaaatacAACCGAATTCGCCCTTCTCATGTAATACAAACTGTCATGTCACAAACAAATAGGTCAAACAagaagtaatgtacagtacaattagTAGTCCCATACTACtgccatttacacaaactttatacaaaaaacttcaaaacttcacgctcacagcaacagtaatgtacagtacaagtagcCCTATACAcctgctatttacacaaactttatacaaaaaact includes these proteins:
- the LOC140579712 gene encoding uncharacterized protein → MPRTKASRRSAAAKKRLLDRQRAPDSFDVAMTDDGVNPFPPSRNTKTAMTVTNRTSHNQRTDPAAAAVHVVAMTDDGVNPFPPSRNTKTAMTVTFLTSHDQQPEQAAQQRPVSVMAMTDDGVNPFPPSRNTKTAMTVTFPTSHDHQVPALGAICRTVDEFCMPFLDKDKARTDEVLQPPHKRKAAKWTDPKSEPECEPACELETKLETKLETELETELESELELRNTLAVPNYYPTVDQQQHVNPVTICVSPHFPQARAVRGSFHQGHPRFGVNSNKQCVANSLIAIVTCKVKNVLTWSVTDIDQVLLKGDDLYTTIRDARRIGDASGYLLVRDLPTEYTLNGDKYEINYHDDMFVGLFGVSEYGDMGDIFMSADAAVRRVFSQYDACLFTLKVNTCAIIKQGSWYVVIDSHSRRGDGASDASGRSILVCHSTIDSLLDHVDTLGLSLDATGEQFEITAVSVTSRSILHQHPDGNCPATSVNQLTSMSGHPDGKSSVTSVNQRTNISDHPDDNSSVTRVQQFARMSDSQYGVVRPNVTHGTDPEVDVRVNNEGDVVFISELRSEQFLFSPLTIQQQRRLSCKLGVVYIDHGHVNMDAEFPMGDPCRMVPITGDGNCFFRSLAFAITGNEKEHRKIRCAIVAHILRNESRYVACLRDGHSSVTEYVTASRMKYVGTWASEVEIQAAADLLGVDIFTYSDNKWLKYSTCIGSDQRGIYLKHCNESHYEVVICVKGHDTEGCATQCSEIDNTPSEMASSRRKLEREKRRYEVSMVYKEEQLERSIKRYREDEVYREHVKQSSISKYATDMGHRKYVQQSSVSKYATDDRHQQRVKQLSVSKYATDVEHQQRVKQSSVRKYATNVEHQQCVKQSSVRKYATNVEHQQRVKQSSVDKMVFMVL